In bacterium, the genomic window TGTAGGCCTTTAAATTGTGCATGTCTACAAGATAACACAAAATATTTAATTGTAAAGCTTATTTTTTAACAAACCCTAATGCTTTTTCAACATCCTGCGTCACCTGCTTGGTGTTGGCCCACGGAAATTTCTCAACCACCAGAATTAGAGAGGCCTCGTCATTGACAAAGGCGTCTCCGATAAGCGGCTGGTGATCTTCAATGACAGTGGCAATATCGCCAAGACGCTTCGACGGAGTGCCTTCGATAGGCACTTTGGCCAGATCTTCCGCCGTTTGAATGGGCAGGATATGTCTGATGCCAAGTCTTTGATTGGGCGTGTCAATCCAGCCGCCCGTGCCCGGCGTCGAGGCTTCCAAAAAGGTCAAAGGGGAGGCCCACAACGAATTGCCGGCAGTGGTGATGACTTGCATCAGGCTTACGCCTTCAGCGCGCAGTTTTTCCGGGTCTACCTGCACTTGCAACTGCCGCTCGCGCTCGCCCCAAATAGAGACATTGGCCACACCAGACAAGCCCATCAGCCGCGGCGTAATCGTCCAGCGGGCGAGCACTGACAAATCGATCAGAGAATGTTTGCTCGAGGTCACGCCAATTTCCATGCAGCGGCCGGCCGAGGCAACGGGGTTGACCATGGCCGGCGGCTTCGAAACTTGCGGCAGGGCAAAGATTTCTGTCATACGCTCCTGCGCGACTTGCCGGGCCTTCATAATATCGGTTCCTCGCTCAAAGATGAGGGTGACCGACGACAACCCGGGAATCGACACAGAACGGATCTCCTCCGCCCAGGGCGTGCCATTCATCATATCCGCCTCAAACGGCGTGGTGATCATGGCCTCCACCTCTTGGGCCGAAAGCCCGAGGGCTTCTGCTTGAATTTCAACATACGGCCGCGTGAACTCCGGCAGAGCATCCACCGGCATTTTGCGCAGTTGCGTGAAGCCGAAAACCATCAGCAACGCCGCAATTGCAGTCATCACGAGTCGAAGCCGCATGCTCGACCCAACGATCCAACGCATCATTGCAGACCTCCCTTGGTTTGGTGACACTACTTGGTCTTTTCCAAATTCATTCTGGTATCATATCTTTTTGGCCTGGTCAATACTTTCGCCATTTCAGGCTCACTTCAGCTTCAGCACGTATTGTTATATGGCAGAGTGTTTGAACCCCTCTCCAAACAGAAAAAAGGATGCCCGCCTCCTTTAGAATTGGTCTGAAGGAGTCTTCCCTCCTCGTGAGCAATATGCTGCCTTATTTGTGTGCGAGAGAGCTTGGCCCTTCCCCGTCATCTACGAAGAGGGCCGTGCCAGTTGACGCATTCCTCCCCTCAAGAATCTGATGCAAAGCAGTAGCTGCGTTGCCGGGCTTGCCGGTGAGGCGAGCCTTGTTCTGTGCGCCGTTTTCTCCGCGCCGGGTTTTTTGCCCAATCGCAAGCACACCCGGCGCGGAGGAGAATCCCTGCGAACGGCCACGCGACGTGAGGGATCACACAAGTGCGGAACGGCCTCAAGCTCGGGGAGCTGAGCAGCTTTGCGGCGCTCTGCCAATTCCCTTCAATACGCCTGCCGGATTTCCCTCTCCGTCACTGCGAAACCGGCGTCGCGCTCGAGGCTTGCTCCAGCGCCGGCGTGTGCGCATACACGTTCTTGCTGACTTCGTAGGCGTGCTTCTCCAGCTTGAGTGCCGCCGCGCGCACTTCGGCCATAGCTTTGGCGTCAAGCTGCTCGAGCTTGGTCAGCTCCAGCGTCTCTTTCGTCTTTTCGCCGGCGCCACGCCAGCCGACTTTCACATTGCCCACGCCGGGCGCGTAGTATTTGAGCTGCTGCGCCTCCGGCTCTGCGGCGCTGGTCTCAGCGATCACCAGAACGTCTTTGTATTGGCCCGCGGGAACAGCAGCTTCCACGCCCAACTGATCCACCTGTCCGCGATCGGTCCAATCCACCGCCGGGCCCCAGCCTTGCGAATAGCTGGGCGTGCCGGTCGCCGGTTTGGCCTTCATCATGATGCCGGCGCGCGCCTCCTCCAGACCGTGAATCCACGTCGGCGCGTCGATGAATTTCCCCTCGTCGTATTCTTCGGGATATTCCCCCATGCGCCAGACATTGCCGTCATTGTCTTGCGCAAAGAAAGCCAGCTCGGCCTCCACCAGCTCGCCGTCGCTGTAGTCCAAATCCCAAGTTACCAATGAGCGAATGCCGCCAATCACCTTGGTCAAGTCGGTGACGTTGATGACGACCTTGTGCGGCACGACCGTGCCGTCATCTTCCACTGTGCTGCCTTCATAAGTGTAGCGCGTTCCCGGCTTCATCGGCATGTAGGTGTTGTCGATCTGGGCCGGATTGCCGAAGTTGTTGGGATCGAAATCCTCCCACTTTTTTTCAGCGGTCTGGCCGGCGGCCATGCTCTCGATCTTGCTCGCGGCCTGCTTTTCAGCCTTGTTTTCCTGCGCTTTGACGCAGCCCATGGACAACTCGAGGCAAGCCAAGGCGACAAAGATCACCGCCAAAGGTGAAGCGATCGCCAACGCACGAGGGATTGTATTGCGGCATGTTGCTTTCATGAGGTCAAGCTCCTCCGATGTACGAAGTTTTTGATGATCGTTTGTAGTCATGCCTTAAAAGCCCGCAGTTTCGCCTTCAGGCGTGAAACGTTGGCATCGGCACCAAAGTGCTTGTTTGATTGAAGCATTCTCTCCCTTCCAACGCCCAACGCCTGAAGGCGCTACTACGAACTAGAACCGCCAGGCATATTGAATCTTCACCGGCAGCTCGTTGGAGACGAATTCCCAGCGGTTGTCGCTGGCTCGCCGGATCAAGTTGTGGTTGTAAACCAGAAAGAGATCGCCGAGCGGGTCGAAGGTCCAACGCAGTTTGTTGTTGGAGCCCAGCTCGCGGCTCTGGGTATCGTACTGCGTCAGGCTGCTGAATTGCAGATTCGGCGAAAAATTCAGTTGAAAACGCAGGCCAAAAAGTTCCTCGGTGAAGTCGGTCTCGGTCAATTCCTCCTCTTCCACGTCGATGGCAATTGCCTTGCCGGTATTGCGCTCGCCGGAGAATTCCAGAGTGAGAAAAGCCGAGGGTTTCACCACCAGTTTGCCTTCGATCGTGTTGAGATTGCCGTTGTAGTAATCGCCGCCTTCCCAGCGGATTTGCGCGTTGAGCATGCGTTTCTGCGCGGTGCT contains:
- a CDS encoding efflux RND transporter permease subunit, which encodes MMRWIVGSSMRLRLVMTAIAALLMVFGFTQLRKMPVDALPEFTRPYVEIQAEALGLSAQEVEAMITTPFEADMMNGTPWAEEIRSVSIPGLSSVTLIFERGTDIMKARQVAQERMTEIFALPQVSKPPAMVNPVASAGRCMEIGVTSSKHSLIDLSVLARWTITPRLMGLSGVANVSIWGERERQLQVQVDPEKLRAEGVSLMQVITTAGNSLWASPLTFLEASTPGTGGWIDTPNQRLGIRHILPIQTAEDLAKVPIEGTPSKRLGDIATVIEDHQPLIGDAFVNDEASLILVVEKFPWANTKQVTQDVEKALGFVKK